From the genome of Clostridium sp. BNL1100, one region includes:
- a CDS encoding BslA/BslB family hydrophobin translates to MKRYANKISLMLAVICFMVIPLSAFAATGTSYSNYTASLLSKWKNNGVLDKSYSSLDLNKPVEKIDFIKILNAILKSSKKADINFIDVPKNSWYGQEIAKAAACGYISDKENTKFYPFSYMTRVEAAEMSAYVFGLELKNEKILSNITDGKVLEQKQLNDLAAVIEKGGLAEVAAGRYAPTGVLKLKDALIMLDKCVGQIALKSGTITTNATGNMFISVGAVTLRGISIPGDLIIGEGVGDGVVTLESVKLSGRLIIRGGGPNGVAIKNSQIGGTLTVEKSEGNVYIRVVGSTTIKQAYLKSGCTLEEGYLTSGDGFVNITAMHGVFEGQNAIIKGDFRDIVSENSNINIKLSGNIENVNINKESQGDFSLLSGIIKTLSVGVTKRQLEFLGGKVSTLNILKDAKGNKITIDGSAEINTANIESTTEILFKKGTVSSLILDANSQGSYINMQTGSFIRNLVIMADSEIKGSGKIDSAYSYANNVKMGIIPSFYSYKYVPGWGTNEPFLPSVNIGVSGADNDSITLQEGKTIDLYKDLSLSVYPDKSTVGFVSLNSSVATVTDKGVVTAIAAGAAKIYITGQYSGFTSGIKRIDVNVTPGNITLPGSMEISPVTGEAATVKDFEITYTSKDDFSNGTVTFWLPEGFPAFESDTVKIGNGAEVTLNPSQRLNVRTLSFTNLNLSKGQKIVVKLRNKTVPQGGEYVFSVVADADGTGPKLPTSGQDERTVFTSDKLKTLLETTNYTLSAYDSQTGAVSFTKLSFAGFTGATKWLIAVQDGEFTHPGYDDPVLGTEYTVGSAITIAPNQHLMLAAVDGDSTAGYKVKAFVDITIH, encoded by the coding sequence ATGAAACGATATGCTAACAAAATATCTCTGATGCTTGCAGTAATATGTTTTATGGTTATTCCTCTGTCTGCATTTGCAGCAACGGGAACATCATATTCTAACTACACAGCTTCATTACTGAGCAAGTGGAAAAACAACGGCGTATTGGATAAGAGCTACTCAAGTCTGGACCTGAACAAGCCTGTTGAGAAAATTGACTTTATTAAAATTCTCAATGCTATATTGAAGTCATCAAAAAAGGCTGACATAAATTTTATAGATGTACCAAAGAACTCATGGTACGGACAGGAGATAGCAAAGGCTGCGGCATGCGGATATATTTCAGATAAGGAAAATACAAAATTTTATCCCTTTTCTTATATGACCAGAGTAGAGGCTGCAGAGATGTCTGCATATGTTTTTGGACTAGAACTAAAAAATGAGAAGATACTGAGTAATATAACTGACGGTAAGGTTCTTGAACAGAAGCAGTTGAATGATTTGGCAGCGGTGATAGAAAAAGGGGGACTTGCAGAGGTTGCTGCCGGAAGGTATGCACCAACGGGAGTGCTAAAACTAAAAGATGCTTTAATTATGCTAGATAAATGCGTGGGACAGATTGCTCTTAAATCGGGAACCATAACCACTAATGCCACAGGTAATATGTTTATCAGTGTGGGAGCTGTTACTTTAAGGGGTATTTCCATTCCTGGAGATTTGATTATCGGTGAGGGTGTGGGCGACGGAGTTGTTACTCTGGAGAGCGTAAAGTTGTCAGGAAGGCTTATAATAAGAGGAGGAGGCCCTAACGGGGTAGCTATAAAAAATTCTCAGATAGGCGGAACTCTGACCGTTGAAAAAAGTGAAGGCAACGTATATATAAGAGTGGTAGGAAGTACAACCATTAAGCAGGCATATTTAAAATCGGGATGTACCCTTGAAGAGGGTTACCTGACAAGCGGAGACGGATTCGTAAATATTACTGCTATGCATGGGGTTTTTGAAGGTCAGAATGCCATAATCAAAGGTGATTTCAGAGATATAGTCTCGGAAAACAGTAATATAAATATTAAATTAAGCGGTAACATTGAAAATGTTAACATAAATAAGGAAAGCCAAGGAGATTTTTCTCTTTTGTCAGGAATAATTAAAACGTTATCTGTTGGAGTAACAAAAAGACAGCTTGAATTCCTTGGTGGAAAGGTTTCCACCCTAAATATTTTAAAGGATGCCAAGGGAAATAAAATAACCATAGACGGTTCAGCTGAAATCAATACTGCAAACATTGAAAGTACAACTGAAATTTTATTTAAAAAGGGAACCGTAAGTTCATTGATCTTGGACGCAAATTCTCAAGGCTCATATATCAATATGCAGACCGGCTCGTTTATAAGAAACCTTGTAATTATGGCAGATTCTGAAATAAAGGGCTCTGGTAAAATTGATAGTGCATATTCCTATGCAAACAATGTTAAAATGGGGATTATACCTTCGTTCTATTCCTATAAGTATGTACCGGGCTGGGGTACAAATGAACCTTTTCTCCCAAGTGTTAATATTGGTGTTTCTGGTGCAGATAATGACAGTATAACCCTGCAAGAAGGGAAAACTATTGATTTATATAAAGATTTAAGTTTGTCAGTTTACCCTGATAAGAGTACAGTAGGCTTCGTATCTTTGAATAGCAGTGTTGCCACCGTAACTGATAAAGGTGTGGTAACAGCTATAGCAGCCGGAGCCGCAAAGATATACATTACCGGACAGTATTCGGGTTTTACCAGCGGTATAAAACGTATTGACGTAAATGTGACACCCGGTAATATAACACTTCCGGGAAGTATGGAAATAAGTCCTGTAACAGGTGAAGCAGCAACAGTAAAGGACTTTGAAATAACGTATACTTCAAAGGACGATTTTTCAAATGGTACGGTTACTTTCTGGCTGCCGGAAGGATTCCCTGCTTTTGAATCTGATACAGTAAAGATAGGAAACGGTGCAGAGGTAACATTAAATCCATCCCAGAGACTTAACGTCAGAACCCTGTCCTTTACAAATCTTAATTTGAGCAAGGGACAGAAGATAGTTGTAAAGCTCAGAAATAAAACGGTGCCTCAAGGAGGAGAATACGTATTTAGTGTTGTTGCAGATGCCGATGGAACCGGGCCAAAGCTGCCGACATCAGGCCAGGATGAAAGAACGGTATTTACTTCTGATAAGCTGAAAACACTCTTGGAGACTACAAACTACACATTATCTGCCTATGATTCCCAAACCGGAGCTGTAAGCTTCACAAAACTGTCATTTGCAGGCTTTACGGGAGCTACAAAATGGCTTATAGCCGTTCAGGACGGCGAATTTACACATCCGGGCTATGACGACCCAGTTTTGGGAACAGAATATACTGTAGGAAGTGCTATAACCATTGCCCCAAACCAGCATCTGATGTTGGCGGCAGTTGATGGAGATAGCACGGCAGGATACAAGGTCAAGGCCTTTGTTGATATTACTATTCACTGA
- a CDS encoding RHS repeat-associated core domain-containing protein, which produces MLSYSYDKNGNVTGVTDQTGKTTEYSYDSINNLKSVKDGNDALAAYTYNPDSTVSNINYRNRIKISYNYNKDKNVTSLVQKDAKGKTINSFDYTYDNNGNELSKNENGIETSYTYDKMNRLLTAGTDSFTYDNAGNRATWNRGNEKIKYTYDANNRMTAVTSSNSGSIVYTYDNNGNQLTSSDGTTYTFDGFNQLKSVEQVDGSWMENQYDAFGLRISVTENGIVSNFTYDRGNIITETTGSGGLVSRNIRGLGLIGRENPIGTKAYYLNNAHGDVSKLVNENGEVLNSYQYDAFGNTTSSKEKVQNRFQYTGEQLDKVTGQYYLRARHYDPATGRFIAEDTYRRQLDNTKSLNLYTYCENNPIIYVDPSGHCYLKKNKDGSYSVKKDSWWGVLLKSVVPTLIPFSDNAISMF; this is translated from the coding sequence ATATTAAGCTACAGCTATGACAAAAACGGTAATGTGACGGGAGTGACTGACCAGACCGGTAAAACTACAGAGTATTCATATGACAGCATCAATAATTTGAAATCGGTTAAAGACGGCAATGATGCTCTTGCAGCTTACACTTACAATCCTGATAGTACAGTATCAAATATTAATTATAGAAATAGAATAAAAATAAGCTATAATTACAATAAAGACAAAAATGTTACATCTCTGGTTCAGAAAGATGCCAAAGGAAAAACAATTAACTCCTTTGATTATACATATGACAACAACGGTAACGAGCTTTCAAAAAATGAGAACGGAATAGAGACAAGCTATACATATGACAAGATGAACAGGCTCCTGACGGCAGGTACAGATTCATTTACATATGATAATGCGGGTAACAGGGCAACCTGGAACAGGGGAAATGAAAAAATTAAATACACCTATGATGCCAATAACAGGATGACAGCAGTAACCAGCTCAAATAGTGGTTCTATTGTATACACCTACGATAATAATGGTAATCAACTGACTTCATCAGATGGAACTACATATACTTTTGATGGATTTAATCAATTAAAGTCCGTTGAACAGGTAGACGGTTCATGGATGGAAAACCAGTATGACGCATTTGGCCTAAGGATTTCTGTCACGGAAAATGGTATTGTAAGCAATTTTACATACGACAGGGGAAATATAATAACAGAGACAACTGGTAGCGGCGGTCTTGTTTCCAGAAATATTAGGGGCCTGGGTCTTATTGGGAGAGAGAATCCTATCGGAACAAAGGCATATTACCTGAATAATGCTCATGGAGATGTTTCAAAGCTAGTGAACGAAAATGGAGAAGTCCTTAACTCCTACCAGTATGATGCATTTGGAAACACTACAAGCTCAAAGGAAAAAGTACAAAATAGATTCCAATACACCGGGGAACAACTTGACAAGGTAACCGGACAGTATTATCTGAGGGCAAGACACTATGATCCGGCAACAGGAAGGTTTATAGCCGAGGATACATACCGCAGACAGTTGGATAATACTAAGAGCTTGAATCTATATACATATTGTGAGAATAATCCGATAATTTATGTAGATCCGAGTGGGCATTGTTATTTAAAAAAGAATAAGGATGGAAGTTATTCAGTAAAAAAAGATTCATGGTGGGGTGTGTTATTAAAAAGTGTAGTGCCAACACTTATACCGTTTTCTGATAATGCAATTTCGATGTTTTAA
- a CDS encoding S-layer homology domain-containing protein — protein sequence MISNRGKKYHKFKHISKLAIMLAVAILMQSLVVLNTAAGTVKSNITALIHNINVVTLTWNDYLTNEINYYLERSVDGGIFSIVSYSAANLTTFTDSSVQPGHIYTYRVKVMDSTYTTYVYTDEISIRTDEIVKPDSLTPTTVSSNQIDLKWTYPDGKISNTIIERRMEGSTSWSEVARVAAGQNTYSDKAIAAGIKYYYKVRSYSMEYIKSSAYPDEYDGSSAVSMLPKPSNLSGFALSGYKIQLKWQDISFETAYIIERRASNEGAFIEVAVLPQNTTSYIDNVTHENSIYSYRIKALTGVTGSEYSDVLNVASTYLKPPSWLTAVSVDGKKISLSWQDLTINETGFEIWRKAPTETDYTLYDTMGRNANSYIDLNVSPQTNYSYKVRAKINDNEVYSDFSNESGALTTPLSPPANLSFNVISKTEVELTWDDTSSMEAGYIVEKKFGLLSQWYQISQLEPNTTKYNDKWISSTEPTFYRIKAFDRSTAVSYSNEVQLSLDAPEAPGNLQTSVISTNDVKLTWNDNSSTEEGFIIEAKQLYLFREIGRVDSNVTTFIYHDAIPGKTMTYRIRAVKGLVQSNPSNEVVTATSVNNTYSDLGSVSWAVEAINNLASRNVFESNSNRFNPKQSISRGEYCAIIVRSLGMEKAVAGRFVDVTAKHKYYKEIMAAEYFGIISKDKNNKIYPDKLITREQAAVMLALALKIKGTPLPQKDSSTLKQFADFNSISDSSSRNIAAVCGAGIISGRKINGRVYLQPSNNVTRAEAALLAYKGLIYNQGNQ from the coding sequence TTGATTTCTAACAGGGGAAAAAAATATCACAAATTTAAACACATTTCTAAGTTAGCAATAATGCTTGCAGTAGCGATTTTAATGCAAAGCCTTGTTGTATTAAACACAGCAGCTGGCACTGTAAAATCAAATATTACTGCGTTAATACATAATATAAACGTGGTTACCCTCACTTGGAACGACTATTTAACCAATGAGATAAATTATTACCTGGAGCGCAGTGTGGATGGTGGGATATTTTCTATAGTCTCATATTCTGCAGCAAATCTTACAACTTTTACAGACAGTTCAGTTCAACCCGGACATATCTATACATACAGAGTAAAAGTCATGGACTCAACCTATACAACATATGTTTACACTGATGAAATTTCAATTCGCACAGATGAAATTGTAAAGCCGGATTCCTTGACCCCCACAACAGTTTCGTCAAATCAGATAGATTTAAAATGGACTTATCCTGATGGTAAGATAAGCAACACTATAATTGAGCGAAGAATGGAAGGTTCCACCTCCTGGTCGGAAGTAGCCAGGGTTGCAGCAGGTCAGAACACGTACAGTGATAAAGCAATAGCGGCTGGTATAAAATATTATTATAAGGTCAGGTCGTATTCAATGGAATATATAAAATCATCTGCTTACCCTGATGAATATGACGGAAGCAGTGCAGTTTCAATGTTGCCGAAACCGTCAAACCTGTCTGGATTTGCCCTTTCAGGTTATAAAATACAGCTTAAATGGCAGGATATATCTTTTGAAACGGCATATATTATTGAAAGGAGAGCATCAAACGAAGGTGCTTTCATTGAAGTTGCAGTACTACCTCAGAATACAACTAGCTATATTGATAACGTCACACATGAAAATTCCATATATAGTTACAGAATTAAGGCATTAACAGGTGTTACCGGTTCCGAGTATTCAGATGTTCTCAATGTAGCCAGTACGTATTTAAAGCCTCCTTCATGGCTCACTGCTGTAAGTGTAGACGGTAAAAAAATTAGCTTGTCCTGGCAGGATCTGACTATCAATGAAACAGGCTTTGAAATATGGAGAAAAGCTCCAACTGAAACAGATTATACGTTGTACGATACAATGGGGAGAAACGCAAACAGTTATATTGATTTAAATGTATCTCCCCAAACAAACTATTCCTATAAGGTAAGGGCAAAAATTAATGATAATGAAGTGTATTCCGATTTTTCCAATGAATCAGGTGCTTTGACTACACCTCTGAGTCCTCCAGCAAACTTGTCTTTTAACGTTATAAGCAAAACGGAGGTTGAGCTTACATGGGATGATACCAGCAGTATGGAGGCCGGATACATAGTAGAGAAAAAGTTTGGTTTACTGTCACAGTGGTATCAGATCTCACAGCTTGAACCTAATACAACAAAATATAATGATAAATGGATCAGCAGCACAGAGCCTACTTTTTATAGGATAAAGGCTTTTGACAGGTCAACTGCTGTCAGCTACAGCAATGAGGTACAGTTGTCATTGGATGCTCCGGAAGCACCGGGTAATTTGCAAACGTCCGTTATATCAACTAATGACGTGAAACTTACATGGAATGATAATTCCTCTACTGAAGAAGGATTTATCATTGAGGCGAAGCAGTTGTATCTTTTTAGGGAAATAGGCAGAGTCGATTCGAATGTTACTACTTTTATATACCACGATGCTATACCAGGAAAAACAATGACATACAGAATCAGAGCTGTAAAGGGCTTGGTTCAGAGTAACCCGTCAAATGAGGTTGTCACAGCTACCTCAGTAAATAATACGTATAGTGATTTAGGGTCTGTAAGCTGGGCTGTAGAGGCAATCAATAACCTTGCAAGCAGAAATGTATTTGAATCCAACAGCAATAGATTTAACCCGAAACAGTCTATTAGCAGAGGTGAATACTGTGCCATAATTGTTAGAAGTCTTGGCATGGAAAAAGCAGTGGCAGGAAGGTTTGTCGATGTTACCGCAAAACATAAATATTATAAAGAAATTATGGCAGCGGAATACTTCGGTATAATCAGCAAAGATAAAAATAACAAGATTTACCCCGATAAGCTGATAACAAGAGAACAGGCGGCGGTAATGCTGGCTTTGGCTCTCAAAATAAAGGGAACTCCATTACCTCAAAAAGACAGCAGCACTTTGAAGCAGTTTGCAGATTTTAATTCAATTTCGGATTCATCTTCCAGAAATATAGCTGCTGTATGTGGAGCAGGTATTATTTCAGGTAGAAAAATTAATGGAAGGGTTTATTTACAGCCCTCCAATAATGTAACAAGAGCAGAAGCTGCACTATTGGCCTATAAGGGATTAATATACAATCAGGGTAATCAATAA